A single genomic interval of Gossypium raimondii isolate GPD5lz chromosome 11, ASM2569854v1, whole genome shotgun sequence harbors:
- the LOC105804174 gene encoding uncharacterized protein LOC105804174, translated as MEYCEAEHGCKKHSNHQEKQGVCPSCLRERLSCLTLSYKEASRVTSSLYFCPAHYSLASNPDSPARHSHSHMRNSSGVMGIMGMSSSFGVKLGASNGLKKSRSIAFVPRNLDDDDEETKKGKKKKGFWSKLVHFKGKKDAFNKYEINDWKSELVS; from the coding sequence ATGGAGTATTGTGAAGCAGAGCATGGATGTAAGAAGCACTCAAATCACCAGGAAAAGCAAGGTGTTTGCCCTTCTTGTCTTAGAGAAAGATTATCTTGTCTTACTCTTTCATACAAAGAAGCTTCACGGGTTACTTCTTCACTCTATTTTTGTCCTGCTCATTACTCTCTGGCTTCAAACCCTGACTCCCCGGCTCGACATAGTCATTCCCATATGCGGAACAGTTCCGGGGTGATGGGAATCATGGGGATGTCCTCGTCTTTCGGGGTAAAGCTTGGTGCCTCTAATGGTTTGAAGAAGAGTAGATCGATTGCTTTTGTACCAAGAAACTTGGATGATGACGATGAAGAGaccaaaaaagggaaaaagaaaaaagggtttTGGTCCAAGTTAGTACATTTCAAAGGGAAGAAGGACGCTTTCAACAAGTATGAGATTAACGATTGGAAGAGTGAATTAGTTTCCTAg